From a single Nostoc edaphicum CCNP1411 genomic region:
- a CDS encoding DNA phosphorothioation-associated protein 4 yields the protein MAETGRIRVAKDKAELVKDLTSSDGGTGPFNTFADVIVFAAALGAKHKRRVALGEISKREPSPIRIEYFASMGNDILIKLLAINETKDIKTLSINEEEYERQRNHIFEEYANGGLEILQNELRGSVDYAERILLFLSYERTNIEQQDEEFDLTKFLS from the coding sequence ATGGCTGAAACTGGCAGAATCAGGGTTGCTAAAGATAAAGCTGAGTTGGTGAAAGATTTAACATCTTCAGATGGTGGAACCGGGCCTTTTAATACTTTTGCTGATGTCATTGTATTTGCAGCAGCTTTGGGTGCAAAGCATAAAAGGCGGGTGGCTTTGGGAGAGATTTCTAAAAGGGAACCATCGCCAATTAGGATAGAGTATTTTGCCTCAATGGGAAATGATATTTTAATAAAATTATTAGCAATTAATGAAACTAAAGATATAAAAACACTATCTATTAATGAAGAGGAATATGAAAGACAACGCAATCATATATTTGAAGAGTATGCTAATGGTGGATTGGAAATATTGCAAAATGAATTGCGTGGGTCAGTAGATTATGCAGAGCGAATTTTATTATTCCTCAGTTATGAGCGAACGAATATAGAGCAACAAGACGAGGAATTTGATCTCACCAAATTCCTCTCTTGA
- a CDS encoding type II toxin-antitoxin system RelE family toxin, producing the protein MSYEVKFSRGAKKQFRKLPIDVQQRIQTKINDLAIEPRPNGVKKLQGDDNSYRVRVGDYRVVYEIGDDVLIVTVIKVGHRSEIYKDES; encoded by the coding sequence GTGAGTTACGAAGTTAAATTTTCAAGGGGTGCGAAAAAGCAGTTTAGGAAACTACCTATAGACGTACAACAGCGCATACAAACTAAAATCAACGACTTGGCAATAGAACCGCGTCCAAATGGGGTAAAAAAATTACAAGGTGATGATAATTCATATCGTGTTCGAGTAGGAGATTATCGAGTGGTTTATGAAATAGGTGATGATGTTTTGATAGTAACTGTAATTAAAGTAGGACATCGTAGCGAGATTTATAAAGATGAAAGTTAG
- a CDS encoding DNA sulfur modification protein DndB gives MAQTNEDSNNSVSPEIKAKFSTLVAPFFEDHYRDSCYPGLIFRQGKRKMLQINIPAKDFPALLVAKPAKDDDPELGKQRPEVPGHAEEIKNYIIEQARKGKPWILGTLTANVPADKITILELGRGMCIVVIPRDVKLEITDGQHRKTAIQKLIESEESSLISDNDFPITLVLEDDIDQCRKDFGDMAQTKPLGKALLLSFGEFEGRVGITKNLVKQVKIFCDKTDKIQDSPRIQKKFIYTNNYITRSVSCAFTKNPDSELQDYDVESSSNALASCLNKFFFECSNTRYISETKVADLTIAELRKFKDECILGVSAGLEVLGRLLYFTYNKDSNYFDDAKVSQLAQIDWTRSNPIWENNLIRIDPNPKKPDKRYKLYTNANAVSGAVKALKDKLGWMENSSY, from the coding sequence ATGGCTCAAACAAACGAAGATAGTAATAATAGTGTTTCGCCAGAGATCAAAGCTAAGTTTAGTACTTTGGTTGCGCCGTTCTTTGAAGACCATTATCGAGATTCCTGCTATCCAGGGCTGATTTTTCGCCAGGGAAAGCGGAAAATGCTACAAATTAATATACCAGCTAAGGACTTTCCAGCACTTTTAGTAGCAAAACCTGCTAAGGACGATGATCCTGAATTAGGTAAACAACGCCCAGAAGTCCCCGGTCATGCTGAAGAGATCAAAAATTATATTATCGAACAAGCCCGAAAAGGAAAACCCTGGATTTTGGGGACGCTGACAGCAAATGTACCCGCAGATAAAATAACAATTCTCGAATTAGGCAGAGGTATGTGTATAGTTGTAATTCCTCGTGATGTTAAATTAGAGATTACAGATGGACAACATCGTAAGACTGCTATTCAAAAGTTAATTGAAAGTGAGGAAAGTTCCTTAATTAGTGATAATGATTTTCCCATTACGCTGGTCTTAGAAGACGATATTGACCAGTGTAGAAAAGATTTTGGAGATATGGCTCAAACTAAACCACTAGGTAAAGCATTGCTATTATCATTTGGTGAATTTGAAGGTCGTGTTGGTATTACTAAAAATTTAGTAAAACAAGTGAAAATTTTTTGTGACAAAACAGATAAAATTCAAGATTCTCCACGTATTCAAAAGAAATTTATTTACACAAATAACTACATAACAAGGTCTGTGAGTTGTGCTTTTACAAAGAATCCTGATTCTGAACTTCAAGACTATGATGTAGAGAGTTCATCTAATGCTCTAGCTAGTTGTCTCAATAAGTTTTTCTTTGAATGCAGTAACACAAGATATATTTCTGAGACAAAGGTAGCTGATTTGACTATTGCTGAACTAAGAAAATTTAAAGATGAATGTATACTGGGAGTGAGTGCTGGTCTGGAAGTTTTAGGACGATTGCTATACTTCACTTACAACAAAGACAGCAATTATTTTGATGATGCAAAAGTTTCCCAACTTGCACAGATAGATTGGACAAGAAGTAATCCAATTTGGGAAAATAATTTAATTAGGATAGATCCTAATCCTAAAAAACCGGATAAGCGTTATAAACTATACACTAATGCCAATGCAGTAAGTGGTGCAGTCAAGGCGCTTAAAGATAAACTAGGATGGATGGAAAACTCTTCCTATTGA
- a CDS encoding DGQHR domain-containing protein has product MKDSASDPTADIAKEYLERENKEKQVLALLLEKFLGRKDQILVQKTEMGGTEAYVSSVTLEWFAGRVHFASGLPLFQKKYNPETDNVEIDADSIDEIQQRPLDWSRQAPLVQYLAARQNHKFPPVLVVINQPWVDNPKAAEWDSEGRATKSTTDFIPLDKDAKVGLLNISEDDVTIYALDGQHRLMGVQGLMELIKTRKLQRYKKDKGADDSFITVNDLIEKYQVDLAYLQNLPKEKIGIEFICAVAAGETRTEARRRVRSIFVHVNLMAAPLTKGQLTQLNEDDGFAIVARKIAVTHPLLEQRQERNPRVNWNSATVASNSTVLTTLQALQDMSERYLIHKFPHWKPLEKGLIPMRPEDEEIEQGIEEFKKLFDSLASLSSYKILEHEDTPALRRFSFEKDGGEGNMLFRPVAQVALAQALGILVFKKGFSLADIFKKLRKFDQQGGFSGMEYPQSLWYGILYDPNKKRVQVAGRDLAAKLLVYILGGVQEQMERAELRKALADARTVENKTIGFDAEFVEPKAVGLPNLLS; this is encoded by the coding sequence ATGAAAGATAGTGCATCTGACCCGACTGCTGACATTGCTAAAGAGTACCTGGAACGAGAAAACAAGGAAAAACAGGTACTAGCTTTACTCCTGGAGAAGTTTTTAGGGAGAAAAGATCAGATTCTCGTTCAAAAAACCGAGATGGGTGGTACGGAGGCTTATGTTAGCTCTGTTACCTTGGAATGGTTTGCAGGTCGGGTTCACTTCGCCTCTGGCTTACCTCTGTTTCAAAAAAAGTATAATCCTGAAACTGATAATGTCGAGATTGACGCGGATAGTATTGATGAAATTCAGCAGCGTCCCCTTGATTGGTCACGTCAAGCACCGCTAGTGCAGTATTTAGCGGCTAGACAAAATCACAAGTTTCCGCCAGTGCTAGTAGTAATTAATCAACCGTGGGTGGATAATCCCAAAGCTGCTGAGTGGGATAGCGAAGGACGCGCCACCAAGTCTACTACTGATTTTATACCCTTAGATAAAGACGCTAAAGTAGGCCTGCTAAATATTTCTGAGGATGATGTAACCATTTATGCACTAGATGGTCAACACCGATTAATGGGTGTACAGGGGTTGATGGAGTTAATCAAAACTCGCAAACTCCAGCGCTATAAAAAAGATAAAGGTGCTGATGACAGTTTTATTACAGTCAATGATTTGATAGAAAAGTACCAAGTAGACCTTGCTTACTTGCAAAATTTACCCAAAGAAAAAATTGGTATTGAGTTCATCTGTGCGGTAGCGGCTGGGGAAACTCGCACCGAGGCGAGGCGGAGGGTGAGATCGATTTTTGTTCATGTCAACCTGATGGCTGCACCCTTGACTAAAGGGCAACTAACACAGTTGAATGAAGACGATGGTTTTGCGATCGTTGCTAGAAAAATTGCAGTTACACATCCACTATTAGAACAACGACAAGAGCGCAATCCTCGCGTTAATTGGAATAGTGCAACAGTCGCTTCCAATTCTACAGTTTTGACGACTTTGCAAGCTCTACAAGATATGTCTGAGCGATATTTAATTCATAAGTTCCCTCACTGGAAACCTTTAGAAAAAGGTCTAATTCCCATGCGTCCAGAGGATGAAGAAATTGAGCAGGGAATTGAGGAATTTAAAAAGCTATTTGATTCTTTGGCTAGTCTTTCCAGTTATAAGATTTTAGAACACGAGGATACACCAGCTTTACGGCGCTTCAGCTTTGAGAAAGATGGAGGTGAAGGAAATATGCTTTTCCGTCCAGTTGCTCAAGTTGCATTAGCACAAGCTTTGGGAATTTTGGTTTTTAAAAAAGGTTTTTCCTTAGCAGATATTTTTAAGAAACTGCGAAAGTTTGACCAGCAAGGTGGTTTTAGTGGTATGGAATATCCTCAATCTCTTTGGTATGGGATTTTGTATGACCCAAATAAAAAGCGGGTACAGGTTGCTGGACGAGATTTAGCGGCGAAGTTATTGGTTTACATTCTGGGTGGAGTTCAGGAACAGATGGAACGTGCTGAACTTCGTAAGGCTTTGGCGGATGCTAGGACTGTTGAAAATAAAACAATAGGTTTTGATGCTGAGTTTGTTGAACCGAAAGCAGTAGGACTTCCAAATCTTCTGAGCTAG
- the dndC gene encoding DNA phosphorothioation system sulfurtransferase DndC, protein MTTAQQAENKNQQTRTVAELVDYIQVLTTEIQELYCLDEIPWVVGYSGGKDSTATLQLIWNAIAALPPEKRTKTIYVITTDTLVENPIVAAWVRSSLKQMKSEAEAQGLPFAPHLLQPDFKETFWVGLIGKGYPAPRGKFRWCTERLKINPSNRFIRDVIRASGEAIVVLGTRKAESTKRANRMKKLEAQRVRDRLSPNMNLPNSLVYSPIEDWENDEVWIYLMQWENPWGYSNKDLFTMYRGASADNECPLVVDTSTPSCGSSRFGCWVCTLVSQDKSLAAMIQNDEEKEWMQPLLDFRKELDAEETRDKRDFRRRNGGVQLYERNLDEGISIEPIPGPFIKEAREDWLRKLLTVEKEIRQTAPENMRDITLITLEEMSEIRRIWLEERHEFDDSLPRIYQEVTGEEFQDPRPGADYSLLGRDEWIVLEEICEGDAMHLELMAKLLDTERQYRKKTRRVGIYETLEKCFNTSSRSPEDAIKNARLKRELSEAVSQGDVAKVKQMTLGDVAAINEVDEGKNESDEEVTWASMKFKKENSE, encoded by the coding sequence ATGACTACAGCACAACAAGCAGAAAATAAAAACCAGCAAACACGTACTGTAGCAGAGTTAGTGGACTACATCCAAGTTCTCACCACTGAAATTCAAGAATTGTATTGTTTGGATGAGATACCTTGGGTGGTGGGCTATTCGGGCGGAAAAGATAGTACTGCTACTTTACAGCTTATCTGGAATGCGATCGCAGCACTCCCACCTGAAAAACGAACTAAAACAATATACGTTATTACTACAGACACGCTGGTAGAGAATCCTATAGTTGCTGCTTGGGTACGCAGTTCTCTAAAACAGATGAAATCTGAAGCCGAAGCGCAAGGATTACCATTTGCTCCCCATTTGTTACAGCCAGATTTTAAAGAGACATTCTGGGTGGGTTTGATTGGTAAAGGTTATCCAGCACCGCGAGGGAAATTTCGCTGGTGTACAGAACGCCTCAAAATTAATCCCTCTAACCGCTTTATTCGTGATGTGATCCGAGCGAGTGGAGAAGCGATCGTTGTGTTGGGGACTCGCAAAGCTGAAAGTACAAAACGTGCTAACCGAATGAAAAAATTGGAAGCCCAACGGGTACGCGATCGCCTCAGTCCTAATATGAACTTGCCAAATTCTTTAGTTTACAGCCCTATTGAAGACTGGGAAAACGATGAAGTCTGGATTTATTTAATGCAGTGGGAAAACCCTTGGGGGTACAGCAATAAAGATTTATTCACCATGTATCGAGGTGCTTCTGCTGATAATGAATGTCCTTTAGTTGTTGATACATCTACCCCTAGTTGTGGTAGCTCTCGTTTTGGTTGCTGGGTTTGTACGCTGGTTAGTCAAGATAAATCACTCGCGGCGATGATCCAGAATGACGAAGAGAAAGAGTGGATGCAACCTCTACTTGATTTCCGTAAAGAATTGGACGCTGAAGAAACCCGTGATAAAAGAGATTTCCGACGTAGAAATGGTGGTGTCCAACTTTATGAGCGTAACTTAGACGAGGGGATATCTATTGAACCTATTCCTGGCCCCTTTATTAAAGAAGCGCGAGAGGATTGGTTAAGAAAGTTGCTTACAGTTGAAAAAGAAATTCGTCAAACAGCGCCAGAAAATATGCGCGACATCACCTTAATTACTCTAGAAGAAATGAGCGAAATCCGCCGCATTTGGCTAGAAGAAAGACACGAATTTGATGATAGCTTACCCCGGATTTATCAAGAAGTGACAGGCGAAGAATTTCAAGACCCCCGTCCTGGTGCAGACTATAGCCTACTAGGTCGTGATGAATGGATAGTATTAGAAGAAATCTGTGAAGGTGACGCGATGCACTTGGAACTCATGGCGAAATTGTTAGATACAGAACGCCAGTATCGCAAAAAGACTCGTCGCGTGGGAATATACGAAACCCTAGAAAAATGTTTTAATACGAGTTCCCGTTCTCCAGAAGATGCGATTAAAAATGCTCGTTTAAAACGCGAATTAAGCGAAGCAGTTAGTCAAGGTGATGTTGCAAAAGTCAAGCAGATGACTTTGGGAGATGTTGCAGCAATCAATGAAGTCGATGAAGGTAAAAATGAGAGTGATGAAGAGGTAACTTGGGCAAGTATGAAATTTAAAAAGGAAAACTCAGAATAA
- a CDS encoding AAA family ATPase produces the protein MKLTSIKLCNFRSFYGTTPEMLLAGGDVQNTTIIHGNNGSGKTSLLNAFTWVLYDKFSAAFASIEQLVNKRAIAEAQKGQAVECWVEIGWEHEGKRYRVKRACRGYKNEGDFDAGKTQLTMWVGADDGKWNIPNQQPDDIINQILPATLHQYFFFDGERIEEIVRSDKKAEIAEATKIFLGVEVINRSIRHLGDAKKALENELKAIGDSETKQLLRQQEKIERERERITKRQTEIKEELEYQQTFKKETSNRLRELSAAKELQERWQDLESQKTANQEEYKKTKEALKKVISARGYTVLLSETTAQFRGIINDLKQRGELTSGISREFVNDLLNSQRCICGAELHEGNHSHTHVSNWLNKAGSSVVEETAIRMIAQVDEIDKQAVSFWEEVDREQSRINQLRQSISQIEGDLDNIQERLRKDANEEISSLQKRLDEIESKIDELNREQGANQQQIAQLTTEIESLNKQIAKQKLNEDKQTLAQRRINATQDAIERLTEVRNRQEQQFRLQLEKRVQEIFMEISVTPYIPRISEKYELTLVENTTGIEAPVAASTGENQILSLSFIASIIDKVREWSEKRKMMMIPDSSTFPIVMDSPFGSLDENSRRHIAKTIPQLANQLIVLVTKTQWRGEVEAEITNRIGREYVLTYYSSKPDCEQDYIELGGERYPLVKQSPNEFEYTEIMEVERDR, from the coding sequence ATGAAGCTGACTTCAATCAAGCTATGCAACTTTCGCTCCTTTTATGGTACGACACCAGAGATGCTTCTGGCTGGTGGAGATGTTCAGAATACAACGATTATTCATGGCAATAATGGCTCTGGTAAAACTAGTTTACTAAATGCCTTTACGTGGGTATTGTATGATAAGTTTAGTGCGGCGTTTGCATCAATAGAACAGTTAGTTAATAAGCGTGCGATCGCAGAAGCTCAAAAAGGTCAAGCTGTAGAATGTTGGGTAGAAATTGGCTGGGAACATGAAGGTAAACGCTATCGCGTTAAACGCGCCTGTCGGGGTTATAAAAACGAAGGTGATTTTGACGCTGGCAAAACTCAATTAACCATGTGGGTTGGTGCAGATGATGGCAAATGGAATATACCAAATCAGCAACCAGACGATATAATTAATCAAATTTTACCTGCTACTTTACATCAATATTTTTTCTTCGACGGCGAACGAATTGAAGAAATAGTCCGTTCTGATAAAAAGGCTGAAATTGCCGAAGCTACAAAAATTTTCTTGGGTGTAGAGGTAATCAATCGTTCTATCAGACATTTGGGAGATGCTAAAAAAGCTCTAGAAAATGAATTAAAAGCGATTGGTGATTCTGAAACAAAACAACTATTACGACAGCAAGAAAAAATAGAACGGGAACGCGAACGCATTACCAAACGGCAAACAGAAATTAAAGAAGAGTTAGAATATCAACAAACTTTTAAAAAAGAGACAAGTAACCGTTTACGAGAACTGAGTGCTGCTAAAGAATTGCAAGAAAGATGGCAGGATTTAGAATCACAGAAGACGGCGAATCAAGAAGAATATAAAAAAACAAAGGAAGCGCTGAAAAAAGTTATTTCTGCGCGGGGTTATACCGTTTTATTGTCAGAAACTACAGCACAGTTTCGAGGAATTATCAATGATTTAAAGCAGAGAGGCGAGTTAACATCAGGAATATCGCGGGAGTTTGTGAATGATTTACTCAATTCTCAGCGCTGTATTTGTGGCGCAGAATTACACGAGGGTAATCATTCTCATACTCATGTGAGTAACTGGCTAAATAAAGCAGGTTCTTCGGTGGTGGAAGAAACTGCAATTCGGATGATAGCTCAAGTAGATGAAATTGATAAACAAGCCGTAAGTTTTTGGGAAGAGGTTGATAGAGAACAAAGTAGAATTAATCAATTAAGGCAAAGCATATCTCAAATTGAAGGTGATTTAGACAATATTCAAGAACGGTTGCGAAAAGATGCTAATGAAGAAATTAGCAGCTTACAAAAACGCTTAGATGAAATTGAAAGTAAAATTGATGAATTGAATCGAGAACAGGGTGCAAATCAGCAACAAATTGCTCAACTCACAACTGAGATTGAAAGTTTAAATAAACAAATTGCCAAGCAAAAGCTGAATGAAGACAAGCAAACTCTAGCACAGCGACGAATTAACGCTACTCAAGATGCAATCGAACGGTTAACGGAAGTTAGAAATCGTCAAGAGCAACAATTTCGCCTGCAACTAGAAAAGCGAGTACAAGAGATATTTATGGAGATTTCTGTGACTCCATACATTCCTAGAATTAGTGAAAAATATGAACTGACATTAGTAGAAAATACCACAGGTATAGAAGCACCAGTTGCAGCATCAACGGGCGAGAATCAAATTCTCAGTTTATCCTTTATTGCCAGCATCATTGACAAAGTAAGGGAATGGAGTGAGAAACGAAAAATGATGATGATTCCCGATAGTAGCACTTTCCCAATTGTGATGGATTCACCCTTCGGTAGTTTAGATGAGAATTCGCGGCGACACATTGCGAAGACAATTCCCCAATTAGCGAATCAGTTGATAGTTTTAGTAACTAAAACTCAGTGGCGGGGTGAAGTAGAAGCAGAAATTACAAACAGAATTGGTAGAGAATATGTGCTTACATATTATTCATCCAAGCCGGATTGTGAACAAGATTATATTGAGTTGGGTGGAGAAAGATATCCTTTGGTGAAACAAAGTCCGAATGAGTTTGAGTATACGGAAATTATGGAAGTTGAACGAGATAGGTAA
- a CDS encoding Uma2 family endonuclease: MVASPDRNYMSPQEYLEWEERQEIKYEYIDGEVFAMTGGTLPHNDIALNLASALKSHLRGSGCRVNMADGKVGVSEKGPFHYPDVVVSCDERDKQAIQFLQYPCLIVEVLSPSTEAYDRGTKFTRYRRIQTLQEYVLIDAEKIGLDCFRLNDRGLWELHPYEEGDEVHLTSVDFHFPISSVYEDVQFPT; the protein is encoded by the coding sequence ATGGTTGCTAGTCCAGACAGAAATTATATGTCTCCACAGGAATATCTGGAATGGGAAGAACGCCAAGAAATTAAATACGAATATATTGATGGTGAAGTTTTCGCCATGACTGGGGGTACTCTTCCCCATAATGATATTGCTTTAAACTTAGCTTCAGCGTTAAAAAGTCACCTGCGAGGAAGTGGGTGTCGTGTGAATATGGCGGATGGGAAAGTAGGTGTATCTGAGAAGGGGCCTTTTCATTATCCCGATGTTGTGGTGAGTTGCGATGAACGAGATAAACAAGCTATTCAATTTCTCCAATATCCTTGTTTAATTGTTGAAGTTCTGTCCCCAAGTACGGAAGCTTACGATAGAGGTACAAAATTTACGCGGTATCGTCGCATTCAGACTTTACAAGAATATGTCCTCATTGATGCTGAAAAAATTGGTTTAGATTGCTTCCGGTTAAATGATAGAGGACTCTGGGAGTTACATCCTTATGAAGAAGGGGATGAAGTTCATTTAACTAGTGTTGATTTTCACTTTCCTATTTCTTCGGTTTATGAGGATGTTCAGTTTCCAACTTGA